In a single window of the Candidatus Bathyarchaeota archaeon genome:
- a CDS encoding aldo/keto reductase produces the protein MIPRQEFGRTGHQSTRVIFGAYALNKATQAEADSALALLQEYGVNHIDTAPMYGNAEKVIGPWLAKHRNDFFVATKTRRRSRPGALDNLKRSLERLRVDYIDLWQMHGLTNPAGWEKVMGPEGALEAFIEARDKGLVRFLGVTGHGNKVPAMHKRSLERFDFDTVLLPYNYVLMQNPRYAADFNELVGLCRKRNVSVQTIKSIARRPWGNRPKTYNTYFYEPLETQIAIDKSVHWSLGFPDSFLITAGDMQLLPKMLDAANRFEKRPPDIEMSAIVDELDIQPIFS, from the coding sequence ATGATTCCGAGACAGGAATTCGGACGTACAGGACATCAAAGCACACGCGTCATTTTCGGCGCCTATGCGCTCAACAAAGCAACGCAGGCAGAAGCGGATAGCGCATTGGCGCTGTTGCAAGAATACGGAGTGAATCACATCGATACCGCGCCCATGTACGGCAACGCAGAGAAGGTCATCGGGCCTTGGTTGGCCAAGCATCGAAATGACTTCTTCGTTGCCACCAAAACCCGCAGACGCTCACGCCCAGGAGCCTTGGACAATCTGAAGCGATCGTTGGAACGGCTACGCGTCGACTACATCGATCTCTGGCAAATGCATGGCCTGACCAACCCGGCAGGTTGGGAAAAAGTGATGGGGCCTGAGGGCGCCTTGGAGGCCTTTATTGAAGCGCGTGATAAAGGTTTGGTGCGGTTTCTGGGCGTCACAGGCCACGGTAACAAAGTGCCGGCAATGCACAAACGCAGCTTGGAGCGTTTTGATTTCGATACAGTCTTATTGCCGTACAACTACGTGCTGATGCAGAATCCCCGTTATGCAGCTGATTTCAATGAGTTAGTTGGGTTGTGCCGTAAGCGCAACGTTTCAGTACAAACCATCAAATCCATTGCTCGGCGGCCGTGGGGGAACCGTCCCAAGACTTACAATACGTATTTCTATGAACCTTTAGAGACTCAAATTGCTATTGATAAGTCGGTGCATTGGTCATTGGGTTTCCCGGACAGCTTTCTGATCACAGCAGGTGATATGCAGCTTCTGCCCAAGATGTTGGATGCTGCCAATCGTTTTGAGAAGCGACCACCCGATATAGAAATGAGCGCTATTGTTGATGAGCTTGATATCCAGCCGATTTTCTCGTGA
- a CDS encoding DUF3788 domain-containing protein, with translation MEKVATMTESYFTDPKHQPTPEEIRSALGSCFPLWERLTIFIEKSYRIEGTWSTWGPAKSGWNLRYRRNGKSLTALHPQRERILAQIVLGKAQAERALQLELGEKISRMLQEAPQLRDGRWLFIPVTSESDAKDVEKLLLTKMRPPRNTL, from the coding sequence ATGGAGAAGGTCGCAACGATGACCGAGAGTTATTTCACTGACCCAAAGCACCAACCGACTCCGGAGGAAATCCGATCGGCTCTAGGCTCTTGCTTCCCACTCTGGGAGCGCTTGACCATCTTCATCGAGAAGTCCTACCGGATAGAAGGAACCTGGAGCACATGGGGCCCAGCCAAGAGCGGCTGGAATCTCCGCTACCGGCGAAACGGCAAATCACTGACTGCGCTACATCCACAGCGGGAACGAATCCTTGCGCAGATCGTACTCGGCAAGGCTCAGGCCGAGCGTGCCCTGCAGCTTGAGCTCGGAGAGAAGATCTCGCGGATGCTGCAGGAGGCCCCGCAGTTGCGAGACGGGCGTTGGCTGTTCATTCCAGTGACCAGCGAATCCGATGCAAAGGATGTGGAGAAGCTGCTGCTGACAAAGATGCGACCGCCTCGGAACACATTATAA